A window from uncultured Desulfobacter sp. encodes these proteins:
- a CDS encoding hydantoinase/oxoprolinase family protein — MILGLDVGGTHTDVVFLSQKGVQKHVKVPTQPDNLFKSVLSGFTSILEDVDPKCIERVVISTTLTTNAIVQQTVTPVGMIVSAGPGVDPENFRTGDHYYAVGGSINHRGREIEHINEMEIQDVGEKLKKAGIEYVGVVSKFCVRNPSHEILIKRILNKQFKQIFLGHHVSGNLNFPRRIATTYMNAAVYPLHREFFQAVEQSLEEMGLTVPIQILKADGGTMTLEASMDFPAQTVLSGPAASIMGAIPYAPEGQDAVVLDIGGTTTDIAFLVDKTPLLEPVGIQRGGYRSLIRSLRTVSKGIGGDSALRVNDKGMLTVGPDRVGPSMAFGGSVPTPTDALVVLGLMETGDQERSRQGIKSIADELGTNEKDAAESVFKLCCNIILKTTFEMIDTLNSKPVYTVHDFLEGYKFSPDTILLMGGPARFFAKKIQEMYQLETIAVPYASVANAIGAALARTTCEVTVNADTEQGVVTAHEEDFAEPVSKSFSKEDLVETAYSLLKDKAENAGADPDNLNEVEVVEFQEFNIVRNFSPKGKIFRTKIQLKPGLIHGYESMLNPHALEN, encoded by the coding sequence ATGATTTTAGGATTAGATGTCGGCGGCACACATACAGACGTTGTTTTTCTCAGCCAGAAGGGTGTTCAAAAACATGTAAAGGTGCCCACCCAACCGGACAATTTGTTTAAAAGCGTTCTTTCAGGTTTTACTTCGATTCTTGAGGACGTCGATCCCAAATGCATTGAGCGGGTGGTTATCTCCACCACCCTGACCACCAACGCCATTGTCCAGCAGACGGTAACACCGGTGGGCATGATCGTTTCAGCCGGGCCGGGCGTGGACCCTGAAAATTTTAGAACCGGGGATCACTACTATGCCGTGGGGGGCTCCATCAACCATCGCGGTCGGGAGATCGAGCACATCAATGAGATGGAAATTCAGGATGTGGGTGAAAAGCTCAAAAAGGCAGGCATCGAATATGTGGGCGTTGTCAGCAAATTTTGTGTCAGAAATCCTTCCCATGAAATTTTGATCAAGCGGATATTAAACAAGCAGTTTAAACAAATTTTTCTGGGGCACCATGTGTCGGGTAATTTGAATTTTCCCCGGCGCATCGCCACCACTTATATGAATGCAGCCGTATATCCTTTGCACAGGGAATTCTTCCAGGCCGTTGAACAATCCCTTGAGGAGATGGGACTTACCGTACCCATTCAGATCCTCAAAGCGGACGGCGGCACCATGACATTGGAAGCCTCAATGGATTTTCCGGCCCAGACGGTTTTATCCGGGCCGGCCGCCAGTATCATGGGTGCCATTCCCTATGCCCCCGAAGGTCAGGATGCCGTCGTTCTCGATATTGGCGGGACCACCACGGACATTGCCTTTTTGGTGGATAAAACGCCGTTGCTTGAGCCCGTGGGCATCCAGCGCGGGGGATATAGAAGTCTGATTCGGTCTTTGCGGACGGTTTCCAAAGGTATCGGCGGCGATTCGGCCTTACGGGTCAATGACAAGGGCATGTTGACTGTGGGACCTGACCGTGTGGGGCCGTCCATGGCCTTTGGCGGATCTGTTCCCACGCCCACGGACGCCCTGGTGGTTTTGGGGCTCATGGAAACCGGAGATCAGGAGCGCTCCCGGCAGGGTATAAAATCCATTGCCGATGAACTGGGCACAAACGAAAAGGACGCGGCGGAAAGCGTATTTAAACTTTGCTGCAACATCATTTTGAAAACAACCTTTGAGATGATAGATACCTTGAATTCCAAACCCGTTTATACGGTGCATGATTTCCTTGAGGGTTACAAGTTCAGCCCGGACACCATTCTGCTCATGGGCGGCCCTGCCAGATTTTTTGCCAAAAAAATTCAGGAGATGTATCAGCTTGAGACCATAGCGGTCCCCTATGCGTCGGTGGCAAACGCCATTGGCGCAGCCCTTGCCAGGACGACCTGTGAGGTCACGGTGAATGCCGACACGGAACAGGGCGTCGTCACCGCCCACGAGGAGGATTTTGCCGAACCTGTTTCCAAATCCTTTTCCAAAGAGGACCTGGTGGAGACCGCCTATAGCCTGCTAAAAGACAAAGCCGAAAATGCCGGGGCTGATCCCGATAATCTCAACGAGGTGGAAGTGGTGGAGTTTCAGGAGTTTAATATTGTGCGCAACTTTTCTCCCAAGGGAAAAATATTTCGGACTAAAATTCAGCTTAAACCTGGCCTGATACATGGATATGAATCAATGCTTAACCCGCATGCGCTGGAAAACTAA
- the coaD gene encoding pantetheine-phosphate adenylyltransferase has translation MITRKRTIAIYPGSFDPLTNGHLDVIRRAQEIFDHVIVGVLYNSSKKTPLFSPEERISIIKECFDDPSAELDSARVEVEIFDGLLVEYARMKNAVAIIRGMRALSDFESEFQMALMNRKLNREVQSVFLMTGSRWIFTSSSIIKEVARYGGDISDMVPRPVERRVKEKFEALVQSQKWQDRY, from the coding sequence ATGATTACCCGAAAACGGACAATTGCCATTTACCCTGGTTCCTTTGATCCCCTAACAAACGGACATCTTGATGTCATCAGGCGCGCCCAGGAGATTTTTGACCATGTGATTGTAGGGGTGCTGTACAATTCGTCTAAAAAAACACCGTTGTTTTCCCCCGAGGAGCGTATTTCCATCATCAAGGAATGTTTTGACGATCCATCGGCCGAGTTGGATTCTGCAAGGGTCGAGGTGGAAATTTTTGACGGGCTTCTTGTTGAATATGCCCGAATGAAAAATGCCGTGGCCATTATCCGGGGAATGCGGGCTTTGTCTGATTTTGAGAGTGAATTTCAGATGGCGCTGATGAACAGAAAACTCAATAGAGAAGTCCAATCGGTATTTCTTATGACAGGATCACGCTGGATCTTCACCTCCTCGTCGATCATTAAAGAGGTCGCCAGGTATGGCGGGGACATTTCCGATATGGTTCCCAGGCCTGTGGAACGCAGGGTAAAAGAAAAATTTGAGGCGCTCGTTCAGAGTCAAAAATGGCAGGATCGTTATTAG
- the lpxC gene encoding UDP-3-O-acyl-N-acetylglucosamine deacetylase, translating into MNSYYNQQTIAETVTLSGTGVHSGKKTNLTIRPAKENHGIKFRRLDLPGTPDIPALFKLVVDTSLATVIGFNGAIVSTIEHLMASFVGLGIDNALVEVDDYEMPIMDGSAREFTRAITRVGVVEQTMPRQLFIVNEPIEIIQKDKWVRVEPAPSFKISCTIEFDHPLIGLQKMVYDQAENNFEQEVCGARTFGFVKDLEMLKKFSLGKGGSLDNAIVIDQDKILNEGGLRYPDEFVRHKLLDCLGDFSLLGMPIQGHITTHKSGHHLNHLFIKKFLGEKQAWETGPVTR; encoded by the coding sequence ATGAATAGTTACTATAATCAGCAGACCATCGCCGAAACGGTGACCCTTTCGGGGACAGGTGTTCATTCGGGTAAAAAGACAAATTTGACCATCCGGCCGGCCAAGGAAAATCATGGGATTAAATTCCGGCGCCTTGATCTGCCCGGGACCCCTGATATCCCGGCGCTTTTTAAACTGGTGGTGGATACCAGCCTTGCTACGGTCATTGGGTTCAATGGCGCCATTGTCTCTACCATTGAGCACTTGATGGCAAGTTTTGTAGGCCTTGGCATTGATAACGCCCTGGTGGAGGTGGATGATTATGAGATGCCCATTATGGACGGATCGGCCAGGGAATTTACCCGGGCTATTACCCGCGTGGGGGTGGTGGAGCAGACGATGCCCCGGCAGCTTTTTATCGTGAATGAACCCATAGAAATTATCCAGAAAGATAAATGGGTCCGGGTGGAACCTGCACCTTCTTTTAAAATTTCGTGCACCATTGAGTTTGATCATCCGCTCATCGGCCTGCAGAAAATGGTTTATGACCAGGCAGAAAATAACTTTGAGCAGGAGGTCTGCGGAGCCCGAACCTTTGGATTTGTCAAAGATCTTGAAATGCTGAAGAAATTCAGTCTTGGCAAGGGCGGAAGCCTTGACAATGCCATCGTGATTGATCAAGATAAAATCTTGAATGAAGGAGGATTGCGGTATCCGGATGAATTTGTCCGGCACAAACTGCTGGATTGCCTTGGCGATTTTTCCCTTCTGGGCATGCCCATCCAGGGGCATATTACCACCCATAAATCCGGACATCACTTGAATCATCTGTTTATAAAAAAATTTCTTGGGGAGAAGCAGGCCTGGGAAACAGGTCCTGTAACGCGATGA
- the rsmD gene encoding 16S rRNA (guanine(966)-N(2))-methyltransferase RsmD: protein MRIISGACRGRKLVQIQGQDIRPTSDRVREALFNILGPGIRRKRVLDMFAGTGALGLEALSRGAQSAVFLDTAQSSCDVIQRNVELCRMSDHARIIRHDIINAALPVFHQPFDLIFMDPPYNKGYPEQVIGKPGFFDLLAPDAIVIVEQSAKESFNYPVNSLDKYLEKKYSRTALRFLRKSDRRQGCV from the coding sequence ATGCGTATTATCAGTGGGGCCTGCCGGGGCAGAAAACTGGTGCAGATTCAGGGACAGGATATCCGGCCCACTTCGGACCGGGTTAGAGAAGCTTTGTTTAATATACTTGGCCCCGGTATCCGAAGGAAAAGGGTGCTCGACATGTTTGCCGGCACCGGCGCCCTGGGGCTTGAGGCCTTGAGCCGCGGGGCCCAGTCCGCTGTGTTCCTGGACACGGCCCAGTCTTCCTGTGATGTGATTCAGCGCAACGTTGAACTGTGCCGGATGTCGGATCATGCCCGAATTATCCGTCATGATATTATTAACGCCGCCTTACCTGTATTTCATCAGCCCTTTGATTTGATTTTCATGGATCCACCTTACAATAAGGGGTATCCCGAACAGGTGATTGGAAAACCAGGTTTTTTTGATCTTCTTGCACCCGACGCCATTGTGATCGTGGAACAGTCTGCCAAAGAAAGCTTTAACTATCCGGTAAACAGCCTTGACAAATACCTGGAAAAAAAATACTCAAGGACAGCACTTAGATTTTTGAGGAAATCCGACAGACGACAAGGATGTGTATGA
- a CDS encoding ATP-binding protein, translating to MAQILQDTEQKRFGRKREGIAILCLLLAVVVLTVLETRVTPFDTGLPLSSTVLMFILININLLLLLTLLLLVFRNLAKLYYERKNNILGSKIKTRLTFAFVVLALLPTTVLFFFSIQFISTSIAFWFNAPVEQTLDASLAVGQTLYDYIEEKNAFFAKRGAFQIHSRDLLKPENQEKLSRYTQVIQRAFNRHAVEVYTPGAQRISLSLASELENMHFGLLTTTELRGIPNGSTSHNVYQTTDQGELLRTICTIPFDLSPGKADGFIVITTLMAPDLSENLKSILKGVEEYHQLKLTKRPAQISYYIALSIVALLVVFCAVWFGFQIAKSITIPIMKFAEGTQRIIDGDMAYQIDFKTDDEIGTLIKSFNSMTRQLAEGRRQIALSESMLKQQNVELEKSRQYIEIVLKNISAGVVSMDNEGTVTTMNKAAESMLDVSSHDILDKNFRKVLTGEYLSLANKIFEQAEEAGSHFKIPVSAAVAGVPKHFSLHYTALKDDTGQNLGAVLVFDDVTELEKAQRLVAWREVARRIAHEVKNPLTPIKLSAQRLKRKYGKIIDDEVFSGCADTIVEHVDLIRNLVNQFSTFAKFPDTNFASARIENIIYETVALYKEGLEQVDIQTRFKDNIPTLKLDHQHMKQAFINLIDNAVYAVNKKGTIVIDLSYDPILKIVRIEVADDGKGMSDKEKTKLFEPYFSTKKTGMGLGLAIVNSIISDHNGVIRVQDNQPNGAKFIIELPADEA from the coding sequence ATGGCTCAGATACTCCAGGATACAGAACAAAAACGGTTTGGCCGAAAAAGAGAAGGCATTGCTATTTTATGCCTTCTTCTGGCTGTGGTGGTGCTGACGGTGCTTGAAACCCGCGTTACGCCCTTTGATACGGGCTTGCCCCTGTCATCCACCGTGTTGATGTTTATCTTAATAAACATCAATCTGCTATTGCTGCTTACCCTGCTGCTGCTGGTTTTCAGAAATCTTGCCAAGCTCTATTATGAGCGAAAAAACAACATCCTCGGGTCCAAAATAAAAACCCGCCTGACCTTTGCCTTTGTTGTGCTGGCCCTTTTGCCCACCACGGTGCTTTTTTTCTTTTCCATCCAGTTTATCTCCACTTCCATTGCATTCTGGTTTAATGCCCCTGTGGAACAGACCCTGGATGCCTCCCTGGCCGTAGGGCAGACCCTGTATGATTATATCGAAGAGAAAAATGCCTTTTTTGCCAAAAGGGGGGCGTTTCAGATTCATTCCAGGGATTTGCTTAAACCTGAAAATCAGGAAAAACTGAGCCGGTATACCCAGGTGATCCAGCGAGCCTTTAACCGTCATGCCGTGGAGGTCTATACCCCGGGTGCCCAACGGATCAGCCTCTCTTTAGCCAGTGAGCTTGAGAACATGCACTTTGGGCTTTTGACCACCACGGAGCTAAGGGGCATACCCAACGGCAGCACCAGTCACAACGTTTATCAGACCACGGACCAGGGGGAATTGTTGCGCACCATCTGTACCATCCCCTTCGATCTTTCGCCGGGCAAGGCCGACGGATTTATTGTGATCACCACCCTGATGGCCCCGGATTTGTCTGAAAATTTAAAATCTATTCTCAAAGGGGTGGAGGAGTATCACCAGCTTAAACTGACCAAAAGACCGGCCCAGATTTCTTATTATATTGCGTTGTCCATTGTGGCGCTTCTTGTTGTGTTCTGTGCGGTGTGGTTTGGATTTCAGATTGCAAAATCCATCACCATTCCCATCATGAAATTTGCCGAGGGCACCCAGCGGATTATAGACGGTGACATGGCCTATCAGATTGATTTTAAGACCGACGATGAGATCGGCACCCTGATCAAAAGTTTTAACTCCATGACCCGCCAGCTGGCCGAGGGTCGCCGGCAGATTGCCCTGTCCGAAAGCATGCTCAAACAGCAGAATGTCGAGCTGGAAAAAAGCCGCCAGTACATTGAGATCGTATTGAAAAACATCTCTGCCGGGGTGGTCTCCATGGACAATGAGGGAACGGTCACCACCATGAACAAAGCTGCCGAGTCCATGCTGGATGTGAGCAGTCATGATATCCTCGATAAAAATTTCAGGAAAGTTTTGACAGGAGAGTATCTCTCTTTGGCCAATAAGATATTTGAACAGGCCGAAGAGGCAGGATCACACTTCAAGATTCCGGTCTCCGCAGCCGTGGCAGGCGTTCCCAAACATTTTTCATTACATTATACCGCACTCAAGGATGATACCGGTCAAAATTTGGGTGCCGTACTCGTTTTTGATGATGTGACCGAACTTGAAAAGGCCCAGCGACTTGTGGCCTGGCGGGAGGTTGCCCGGCGCATTGCCCATGAGGTGAAAAATCCGTTGACGCCCATTAAGCTGTCAGCCCAGCGTCTTAAACGCAAATACGGTAAAATTATTGACGATGAGGTCTTCAGCGGGTGTGCAGATACCATTGTCGAGCATGTCGATCTGATCCGGAATCTGGTCAATCAATTCTCCACCTTTGCCAAATTTCCGGATACCAATTTCGCTTCGGCCAGAATAGAAAATATTATTTATGAAACCGTTGCTCTGTATAAGGAAGGATTGGAACAGGTGGATATCCAGACCCGGTTCAAGGACAATATTCCCACCTTGAAACTGGATCACCAGCACATGAAGCAGGCCTTTATTAACCTGATTGATAATGCGGTGTATGCCGTAAATAAAAAAGGCACCATTGTGATTGACCTCTCCTATGATCCCATTCTTAAAATTGTGCGTATTGAAGTCGCAGACGATGGCAAAGGGATGTCAGACAAGGAAAAAACCAAATTGTTTGAACCCTATTTTTCGACCAAGAAAACGGGCATGGGTCTTGGACTTGCCATTGTGAACTCCATTATTTCAGATCATAACGGCGTCATACGGGTCCAGGACAATCAGCCCAACGGCGCCAAATTTATCATTGAATTGCCTGCCGATGAGGCCTGA
- a CDS encoding DUF4390 domain-containing protein, translating into MPMINKGAVIKCLCVVLFVFQGILFIAPDTAFARDDAVLSNIKLANTRDDLFTYFKVENAFNEKNTQAIENGISTSFTFYATLFKTSNSLFDKKIADIKTRATIKYNSMKQEYTVVCQWKDAPALITKSFDEAKTWMTEIDNLKVVPLNQLVKGDKYQIRIKALLDKVTLPLSLHYVFFFVSYWDFETDWYVINFTY; encoded by the coding sequence ATGCCAATGATAAATAAAGGTGCAGTAATAAAATGTTTATGTGTAGTTCTCTTTGTTTTCCAAGGCATTCTTTTTATTGCCCCGGATACCGCCTTTGCCCGTGATGATGCGGTGCTGTCAAATATAAAGCTGGCCAATACCCGGGATGATCTGTTTACTTATTTCAAGGTGGAAAATGCCTTCAATGAAAAAAATACCCAGGCCATTGAAAATGGTATCTCCACCTCGTTTACGTTTTATGCAACCTTATTCAAAACATCAAACAGTCTGTTTGATAAGAAGATTGCTGATATCAAAACCCGTGCAACAATAAAATACAATTCCATGAAACAGGAATACACGGTGGTCTGCCAGTGGAAGGACGCCCCCGCTTTGATTACAAAGTCCTTTGATGAGGCAAAGACCTGGATGACCGAAATTGATAACCTCAAGGTGGTGCCCCTTAACCAACTGGTAAAAGGGGATAAATACCAGATCCGTATCAAGGCGTTACTTGATAAAGTCACCTTGCCCCTGTCGTTGCATTATGTGTTCTTTTTTGTCTCTTACTGGGATTTTGAAACGGACTGGTATGTGATTAATTTCACGTATTAA
- a CDS encoding enoyl-CoA hydratase/isomerase family protein, whose protein sequence is MAVVEWKKQNTVAIVSMCNAANTMNKIFARDFNRCLDQIESDTQVKSMILTALDEKNFSQGVDVAWVGEKLAGNQRQEVIDFMYGMNDVFKRLLLSPVPVIAAINGHAFGNGAILACACDFRFMRKDKGFFCFPEVDLGILFLPGMIALLRKAIPEHLFNHMLLSGQRMTAVDLEHAHVIVKACENQEDMMKEAMAFAAGFDKQRGIFRELKTRVHKDVVQIMDEQDPAYIDTLNLFVTKD, encoded by the coding sequence TTGGCCGTTGTCGAATGGAAAAAACAAAATACGGTGGCAATCGTTTCGATGTGTAACGCTGCCAACACCATGAACAAAATTTTTGCCCGGGATTTCAACCGTTGCCTTGATCAGATTGAATCGGATACGCAGGTCAAATCCATGATCCTTACCGCTTTGGACGAAAAAAACTTTTCCCAGGGTGTTGACGTGGCGTGGGTCGGTGAAAAATTAGCCGGCAACCAACGGCAGGAGGTCATTGACTTCATGTACGGCATGAACGATGTGTTCAAGCGCCTGCTGCTTTCTCCCGTACCGGTAATCGCTGCCATAAACGGCCATGCCTTTGGCAATGGCGCCATTTTGGCGTGCGCCTGCGATTTCAGGTTCATGAGAAAAGACAAAGGATTCTTTTGTTTTCCCGAAGTGGACCTTGGCATTCTTTTTCTGCCCGGCATGATCGCTTTGCTGCGCAAGGCGATCCCCGAACATTTGTTCAATCATATGCTGCTCTCCGGCCAACGGATGACCGCCGTGGATCTTGAGCACGCCCATGTAATAGTCAAGGCTTGCGAAAACCAGGAAGATATGATGAAAGAAGCCATGGCCTTTGCTGCAGGATTTGACAAACAGCGCGGTATTTTCCGGGAACTGAAAACCAGAGTTCACAAGGATGTGGTCCAAATCATGGATGAGCAGGACCCCGCATATATTGACACGCTCAATCTGTTTGTCACAAAGGACTAA
- a CDS encoding sigma-54 dependent transcriptional regulator, translated as MYPAVLIVDDESSIIDSLEGILSDEGFEVIHAFNGYEALKKIDSHSPDIVLLDIWMPGMDGIDTLKEIKQHHPTLPVVMITGHGSIESAVDATKSGAFDFLEKPLSIDKVILTINNALNFRKLEEENRYLRKKAIEKNSITGTSAAVQKLYGEIMAAAPTDASILISGENGTGKEMVARTIHQFSKRPEGPFIIINCAAVPEEHLESELFGYEKGAFEGASAKNRGKFELAGGGTLFLDEIGDMSVSTQAKMLRALESKTFQRIGSSRTLHMDVRVITSSNKDLEAEIKEGRFREDLFFRLNVIPIHVPSLRERIEDLPILVDFFLTHLAEKSSAPKKSLSKDALEILKQWHWKGNVRELKNLMERLSIMVEADVIWKNDLPAPYNSNIKSSSETGEMHTRIFEMKKLDRAKEAFEKQFIRFKVDQMNGDLPAAAKQMGASLNLVKKKVSEN; from the coding sequence ATGTACCCGGCAGTTCTGATTGTTGATGACGAATCCAGCATTATTGATTCACTGGAAGGAATTCTTTCCGATGAGGGATTCGAAGTGATTCATGCATTCAACGGATACGAAGCCCTGAAAAAAATTGACTCCCATTCCCCGGACATCGTGCTGCTGGACATCTGGATGCCCGGCATGGACGGGATTGACACCCTAAAGGAGATCAAACAGCACCACCCCACGTTGCCGGTGGTTATGATCACAGGCCACGGCTCCATTGAGTCTGCTGTGGATGCCACCAAATCCGGCGCCTTTGACTTTCTGGAAAAGCCGCTGTCCATTGACAAGGTGATACTCACCATCAACAATGCCCTGAATTTCAGAAAACTTGAAGAAGAGAACCGGTACCTTCGCAAAAAGGCCATCGAAAAAAATTCCATTACCGGCACAAGTGCGGCGGTCCAGAAACTTTATGGCGAAATAATGGCCGCAGCACCCACCGATGCGTCCATTTTGATTTCGGGCGAAAACGGTACGGGCAAGGAGATGGTGGCCCGAACCATTCACCAGTTCAGCAAACGCCCTGAAGGACCTTTTATCATTATCAACTGCGCGGCTGTCCCCGAAGAGCATCTGGAATCAGAACTGTTCGGCTATGAAAAAGGCGCCTTTGAAGGTGCTTCGGCAAAAAACAGAGGCAAGTTTGAACTGGCCGGCGGCGGCACCTTGTTTTTAGATGAAATCGGGGATATGAGCGTGAGCACCCAGGCCAAAATGTTGCGGGCGCTGGAATCCAAAACCTTCCAGCGCATCGGATCAAGCCGCACCCTGCACATGGATGTGCGTGTGATCACCTCATCCAACAAAGACCTAGAAGCCGAGATCAAAGAAGGCAGGTTTAGGGAAGATTTGTTTTTCAGGCTCAATGTCATACCGATCCATGTGCCGTCCCTAAGGGAACGGATTGAGGATCTGCCTATACTTGTGGATTTTTTCCTAACCCATCTGGCCGAAAAATCATCGGCCCCCAAAAAAAGCTTGTCCAAAGACGCACTTGAAATTCTAAAACAATGGCATTGGAAGGGAAATGTCAGGGAACTTAAAAATTTGATGGAGCGTTTATCCATCATGGTGGAAGCGGATGTTATTTGGAAAAATGATCTGCCGGCACCCTATAACTCTAATATTAAATCATCCTCTGAAACAGGTGAGATGCACACCCGGATTTTTGAGATGAAAAAATTGGACCGTGCAAAAGAAGCGTTTGAAAAGCAATTTATTCGTTTCAAGGTGGATCAGATGAACGGTGATCTTCCGGCTGCGGCCAAACAGATGGGTGCAAGCCTGAACTTGGTTAAAAAGAAAGTGTCTGAAAACTGA
- a CDS encoding selenium metabolism-associated LysR family transcriptional regulator, giving the protein MDLWQLHIFVSVVEQKSFSRASEQIHLSQPTVSTHIKELEAHFQCRLLDRLGKVTEPTRAGAILYDYAKRMLALKQETQSAMLDFLGHTKGQLLIGGSTIPAGYILPKIMGSFKSVFPDVSIFMSVGDTGQITRAVKDGELELGVVGAKTNDPDIAQEKLVEDEMKLVVPADHEWAGRESVSCKALLSQPFIAREQGSGTWKTVITSMEKAGVDVSRLEPAVTMGNSVSVIQGILNNVGISILSTIAVTEELARGQLHALSVKDLDLSRNFYLTLSRKRTRSPICEKFIHFLKDQVAA; this is encoded by the coding sequence GTGGACTTGTGGCAGCTTCATATTTTTGTTTCCGTGGTTGAGCAGAAAAGTTTTTCCAGAGCATCAGAACAGATTCATCTATCCCAGCCCACTGTGTCCACCCACATAAAAGAATTGGAAGCACATTTTCAATGCCGCCTGCTGGACAGGTTGGGGAAGGTGACCGAACCCACCCGGGCCGGCGCAATTCTCTATGACTATGCCAAACGGATGCTGGCGCTCAAGCAGGAAACCCAGTCTGCCATGCTTGATTTTTTAGGGCATACCAAAGGGCAGCTGCTCATCGGCGGGTCAACCATTCCGGCCGGGTATATTCTGCCCAAAATCATGGGCTCATTTAAATCCGTCTTTCCGGATGTCTCCATTTTTATGTCAGTGGGGGATACCGGCCAGATCACCCGCGCCGTCAAAGACGGCGAACTGGAACTGGGTGTGGTGGGTGCAAAAACCAATGATCCTGACATTGCCCAGGAGAAGCTGGTTGAAGATGAAATGAAGCTTGTTGTGCCCGCCGACCATGAATGGGCAGGCCGGGAAAGTGTCTCCTGCAAGGCCTTGTTGTCCCAGCCGTTTATTGCCAGGGAACAGGGGTCCGGCACATGGAAAACCGTTATCACCAGCATGGAAAAGGCAGGGGTTGACGTGTCCCGGCTTGAGCCTGCGGTGACCATGGGAAATTCGGTTTCAGTGATCCAGGGCATTCTCAATAATGTAGGAATTTCCATCCTTTCAACCATTGCCGTGACCGAGGAACTGGCCAGGGGGCAGCTGCATGCCCTCAGTGTGAAAGACCTTGACCTGTCCCGAAATTTTTATCTGACCCTGTCCCGGAAGAGAACCCGCTCCCCGATATGTGAAAAATTTATTCACTTTCTAAAGGACCAGGTGGCGGCCTAA